The genomic window TTTATCTTTCGAAGTAAATGGTTCTCAGGAACCAATTCTTCAATCGTAACCAACTCAACAGTGACTTGCTTTTGCTCAGGCTTTTTTAACATGCAAACAATATAAAAAAGTCCTCACCAAAAGGCGAGGACTTTGTCAGCAATCTGAACCCGCAAACATTTAAATGTTTGCGGGTTGCGTTTCACATATCCGACTGACGCATGCTCAGTGAAATCCTCTTGCGCTGGATATCCACTTCAAGCACCTTCACTTTCAAGGTTTGCCCCGGATGAACAACAGTTGCCGGGTCACGCACGAACTCATCAGCCATGCGGCTGATATGCACCAGTCCGTCCTGATGGACACCGATATCCACAAAAGCCCCGAAGGCGGTAACATTAGTCACAATGCCGTTGAGGATCATGCCCTCACGCAGGTCTGAAACTTCCTTTACGGAATCATCAAAGCGCACGGCTTCGAACTGCCTGCGCGGATCACGTCCCGGCTTTTCCAACTCCTCCATGATATCTTCAAGAGTCGGTAAGCCCAGATCATCGGAAACATAATCCTGCAAATTTACCTTGGACCGCAACTCAGCGGACTTAATCAACTCGGCAACATCGGCACCGAGATCCTTGGCGATTCCAGCCACGGCCTTGTACCGTTCCGGGTGAACTGCCGTTCCGTCCAGCGGATTCCTGGCCCCGCGAATACGCAGGAAGCCCGCGCACTGTTCAAAAGCTTTGGGACCGAGACGGGGAACCTTGAGCAGTTCCCGGCGTGAACCAAAGGGGCCGTTCTCCTCACGAAATTTAATCACATTTGCCGCCAGCACCGGCCCCAGCCCGGAAACGGATTGCAGCAGCCGCGCACTGGCGGTGTTAAGTTCCACGCCGACCATGTTCACGCAGGATTCCACCACCCGGCCTAAGCTCTCCGCCAAACCCTTCTGGTCCACATCATGCTGGTACTGGCCCACGCCGATGGATTTGGGATCAATCTTAACCAGTTCCGCCAGCGGATCCATGAGCCTGCGCCCGATGGAAACAGCCCCGCGCACGGTGATATCGTAATCCGGGAATTCCTCACGGGCGATCTCCGAAGCGGAATAAACCGAGGCCCCGGATTCATTGACCATGATCACCTGAATCGACGAATCAAGCCCCAGTTCTTTCACAAACTGCTCGGTCTCGCGCCCGGCTGTTCCGTTGCCGATGGCAACGGCTTCAATATCGTACTTATCCACCAGAGCGGAAACAATGCGCGCGGCTTCTTTCTTCTTGCCTTCAGAAGTGACCGGATAAATGGTCTCGTTGTGCAGCAGGGTTCCCTGTGCATCAAGGCAGACCAGCTTGGCCCCGGTGCGGAAACCCGGATCAAGGGCCAGCACCCGCTTGCCGCCGAGGGGCGGAGAAAGCAGGATTTCACGCAAATTGGCGGCAAAAATATTAATCGCTTCAGTCTCAGCCTTTTCCAGCAGGACCCCGCGAAGTTCTGTTTCCATCTGCGGAGCCAGCAGTCGCTTGTAGCTGTCTGTGGCAGCCTGCTCCACCTGCCTGGAGGCCGCAGAATTTGAACGGACCAGCTTGCGATGCAGGATATCAAGCCCTGCGGATTCTTCCGGACGGATGGAAACCTTCAGAAATTTATCGCGCTCACCACGAAACAGAGCCAGAATTCGATGTCCGGCAGCTTTTTTGGCAGGTTCACGCCAATCAAACCAGTCCCGGAACTTGGAAGCCTTGTCCTTGTTCTCGTCAGCCTGCGCGGCCTTGGTGGGTTTGGATTCAATCAGGGCCTTGCGCTCAAACAAAAAACGTACCGCATCACGGGTTACCGTATTCTCAGCAATCTTTTCAGCGATGATATCACGCGCTCCGGCCAGAGCATCGTCCACGGATTCCACTCCCTTTTCCGCAGAAACATAAGGCTGCGCTTCCTGAACAGGATCGCATTTCTGGGCAAA from Desulfovibrio sp. JC010 includes these protein-coding regions:
- a CDS encoding Tex family protein — translated: MNSKNISRISSELSIPSNNVKAVVGLLDEGATIPFISRYRKEATGSLDEVAVSNVSDLFEKLKELDKRRETVLKSIEEQGKLDDGLRKKIEAAETMRQLEDLYLPYKPKRKTKGQAAIQKGLEPLAYKIFAQKCDPVQEAQPYVSAEKGVESVDDALAGARDIIAEKIAENTVTRDAVRFLFERKALIESKPTKAAQADENKDKASKFRDWFDWREPAKKAAGHRILALFRGERDKFLKVSIRPEESAGLDILHRKLVRSNSAASRQVEQAATDSYKRLLAPQMETELRGVLLEKAETEAINIFAANLREILLSPPLGGKRVLALDPGFRTGAKLVCLDAQGTLLHNETIYPVTSEGKKKEAARIVSALVDKYDIEAVAIGNGTAGRETEQFVKELGLDSSIQVIMVNESGASVYSASEIAREEFPDYDITVRGAVSIGRRLMDPLAELVKIDPKSIGVGQYQHDVDQKGLAESLGRVVESCVNMVGVELNTASARLLQSVSGLGPVLAANVIKFREENGPFGSRRELLKVPRLGPKAFEQCAGFLRIRGARNPLDGTAVHPERYKAVAGIAKDLGADVAELIKSAELRSKVNLQDYVSDDLGLPTLEDIMEELEKPGRDPRRQFEAVRFDDSVKEVSDLREGMILNGIVTNVTAFGAFVDIGVHQDGLVHISRMADEFVRDPATVVHPGQTLKVKVLEVDIQRKRISLSMRQSDM